The following coding sequences are from one Nicotiana tomentosiformis chromosome 3, ASM39032v3, whole genome shotgun sequence window:
- the LOC104113504 gene encoding heavy metal-associated isoprenylated plant protein 39-like — protein sequence MAQMKVVMKVLTMSDEKTKQKSIEAAADILGVDSIAADLKEQKLTVIGEMDAVAVVKKLKKAVGKVDIISVGPAKEEKKEEKKEEKKEEKKEEKKEEKKEEKKEEKKEEPQK from the exons ATGGCTCAG ATGAAAGTGGTAATGAAGGTTCTTACCATGTCTGATGAAAAGACAAAGCAGAAATCCATAGAAGCTGCAGCTGATATTTTAG GGGTAGATTCAATAGCAGCAGATCTAAAGGAACAGAAACTAACAGTGATAGGAGAAATGGATGCAGTGGCAGTGGTGAAGAAGTTGAAAAAGGCAGTGGGTAAAGTTGATATAATATCAGTAGGGCCAGCTAAGGAAGAGAAGAAAGaggaaaagaaagaagagaaaaaagaggaaaagaaagaggaaaagaaggaagaaaagaaagaggaaaagaaagaagagaagaaagaagaGCCGCAGAAGTGA